A single region of the Salicibibacter cibi genome encodes:
- a CDS encoding acyl-CoA thioesterase, translated as MSKRKEAQPISRSHTLQSHLVSPSDTNHLQTIFGGNVLAYIDEAAAIAAMRHSGKIVVTASVDSVDFHAAVKSGDLVNVEAWVATTGRTSMVVYVHVSVENPATGDTKTTTTSFVTMVAIDDRGKPVEVPAVFGETEEETEIIDLAHNRKNSR; from the coding sequence ATGAGTAAACGAAAAGAAGCGCAACCAATATCCCGTTCCCATACGCTTCAATCGCACCTGGTAAGTCCATCGGATACGAATCATTTGCAAACGATCTTCGGCGGCAATGTTCTCGCTTATATCGACGAGGCAGCGGCAATCGCGGCAATGCGGCATTCAGGTAAAATCGTTGTCACTGCTTCGGTGGATAGCGTTGATTTCCATGCGGCCGTAAAATCAGGGGATCTTGTGAATGTGGAAGCATGGGTAGCGACAACCGGACGCACATCGATGGTCGTCTATGTTCATGTAAGTGTAGAGAATCCGGCGACCGGAGACACGAAAACAACGACTACTTCCTTTGTGACGATGGTAGCAATTGATGACCGGGGAAAGCCTGTAGAAGTACCCGCTGTATTCGGGGAAACGGAAGAAGAAACAGAAATCATCGACCTTGCTCACAACCGTAAGAATAGCCGTTAA
- a CDS encoding GntR family transcriptional regulator, with product MVLPIEVNEDEQTPIYHQIEEQVKALIVSGYLPADTALPSIRALAGNLGCSVITTRRAYQNLEQQDYIKTYRGKGTFVREVTREKRSILKEQAVQDALRQAVKTARQHEYTDTEIQRLLNIVLREEK from the coding sequence ATGGTGCTTCCAATAGAGGTCAATGAAGATGAGCAAACGCCGATTTATCACCAGATCGAAGAGCAAGTGAAAGCACTCATCGTGTCCGGTTACTTGCCGGCGGACACTGCCCTCCCGTCCATTCGCGCTCTCGCCGGTAATTTGGGTTGCAGCGTGATTACAACCCGGCGCGCGTATCAAAACCTAGAGCAGCAAGACTATATTAAAACGTACCGCGGCAAAGGGACGTTCGTTCGGGAAGTGACGCGAGAGAAACGCTCGATCTTAAAAGAGCAAGCGGTGCAGGACGCTCTCCGGCAAGCGGTGAAAACAGCCCGCCAACATGAGTATACAGATACAGAGATTCAGCGGTTATTGAACATCGTTTTGAGAGAGGAGAAATAA
- a CDS encoding quinone oxidoreductase family protein gives MKAVQFSNYGGPEVLETVNVERPIPEGREVLIAVHRVGVNYADTARRRGQYVVPTPLPFIPGAELAGVVQEVGPEVTSVKPGARVVTMTGSGAYAEYVTADERGLIPIGDTLDFSTAAALPLQGLSAYHVLITMGQLAEGETVLVHAAAGGVGSIAVQLAKLHGADKVIATASTEEKLTDAKRLGADVGINYTEAGWEKEVLEATDGKGVDVAMEMAGGDVFEKTLRVLGRFGRLVIFGSASGEQSKLNAGRLMEKNQSVIGFFLPQIMRRQALMQASLETLFTHLQKGELELQIGHTFPLEEAARVHELMESRKTKGKIILEVES, from the coding sequence ATGAAAGCAGTTCAATTCTCGAACTATGGCGGGCCGGAAGTATTGGAAACAGTGAATGTAGAGCGGCCAATACCGGAAGGCCGCGAAGTCTTAATTGCCGTTCATCGCGTCGGTGTCAATTATGCGGACACTGCACGACGGAGGGGACAATATGTTGTTCCTACACCGCTTCCGTTTATCCCCGGAGCAGAATTGGCAGGTGTTGTACAGGAAGTCGGCCCCGAAGTGACAAGTGTGAAGCCGGGCGCCCGTGTCGTTACAATGACAGGATCGGGGGCATATGCCGAATATGTAACCGCGGATGAGCGTGGGTTAATCCCAATCGGGGACACATTGGATTTCTCCACTGCAGCCGCCTTGCCTTTACAAGGGTTAAGCGCGTATCACGTGTTGATAACGATGGGGCAATTGGCAGAAGGGGAGACTGTTCTTGTCCACGCGGCAGCGGGTGGTGTCGGCAGCATCGCTGTGCAACTGGCCAAACTGCATGGAGCGGACAAAGTAATTGCGACGGCAAGCACGGAAGAAAAGTTGACGGACGCTAAGCGATTGGGTGCTGATGTAGGCATCAATTATACCGAAGCAGGCTGGGAAAAAGAAGTCCTTGAAGCAACGGACGGCAAAGGTGTGGATGTCGCCATGGAAATGGCCGGAGGGGATGTTTTCGAGAAAACACTTCGGGTGCTCGGCCGCTTCGGACGCCTCGTTATCTTCGGTTCTGCGAGTGGCGAACAAAGCAAACTTAATGCCGGTCGGCTTATGGAAAAAAATCAATCCGTTATCGGTTTCTTTTTGCCGCAAATCATGCGAAGGCAAGCGTTAATGCAGGCTAGTTTGGAAACGTTGTTCACCCATTTGCAAAAGGGAGAGCTAGAGCTGCAGATTGGCCATACGTTTCCTCTGGAAGAGGCCGCGCGTGTGCATGAGCTCATGGAATCCAGAAAAACGAAAGGAAAAATTATTTTGGAAGTGGAGTCCTAA
- a CDS encoding NupC/NupG family nucleoside CNT transporter: MELLGNIAWGLIAIVVLLGLALLLSVDRKNINVRTVLGALAIQVAIGLLFLGWGVGEEVLAVLSQFVTGILGAADAGIDFLFGEDLMVLNDGNTFFIHVLSVIIFFAALMGVLFYIGFMPWLIKILGGIISKVLGTSKVESIAATANIFVGITESPLTIKPYLNQMTRSEFFTVMTVGLGTVAGSVLGGLVAMGAPVDYLIVASFMAAPAGLVMAKMVIPESEHSKTTDDVKLEKDKDTRNVIDAAARGTTDGLRLALNVGAMVLAFVSLVELFDIGLGLISQDLTIATIFGFVFSPLAFLIGVPWEQAMLVGQMIAEKTIINEFVGFGTLIEAMEAGAITDPRTIAIATFALSGFANIGTIAIMIGGLGALVPERRQEIAQYGPRALIAAILGNLMNGAIAGMLIL, from the coding sequence ATGGAGCTATTGGGCAACATTGCATGGGGGCTTATCGCAATAGTTGTATTGTTAGGGCTCGCTTTATTGCTTTCGGTGGACCGTAAGAATATTAATGTGAGGACTGTTTTAGGTGCGTTGGCAATTCAAGTTGCCATCGGTTTGCTTTTCCTCGGATGGGGTGTAGGTGAGGAAGTGCTGGCTGTGTTAAGTCAATTTGTAACCGGAATTTTAGGCGCTGCAGATGCAGGGATTGACTTTTTGTTCGGGGAAGACTTAATGGTGCTCAACGACGGCAACACGTTTTTCATTCATGTTTTATCTGTCATTATTTTCTTCGCTGCTTTAATGGGTGTCCTGTTCTATATAGGGTTTATGCCTTGGTTGATTAAAATTCTGGGCGGTATCATTTCAAAAGTCTTAGGGACGAGTAAAGTGGAATCCATTGCGGCAACAGCGAATATCTTCGTTGGGATTACGGAGTCTCCGCTTACGATTAAACCTTATTTGAATCAAATGACACGTTCGGAATTTTTTACGGTGATGACTGTTGGATTAGGGACTGTTGCCGGATCCGTCCTCGGAGGCCTAGTCGCCATGGGGGCACCGGTGGATTACTTGATCGTTGCGAGTTTTATGGCAGCCCCGGCTGGGCTTGTCATGGCTAAAATGGTCATTCCCGAATCAGAACACAGCAAGACGACGGATGATGTTAAACTTGAAAAAGACAAAGACACAAGAAATGTGATTGATGCAGCGGCAAGAGGGACAACCGATGGGTTGCGGTTGGCTTTAAACGTTGGTGCAATGGTGCTTGCCTTCGTATCGCTTGTGGAATTATTCGATATAGGATTGGGGCTCATCAGTCAAGATTTGACTATCGCTACCATATTCGGTTTTGTCTTTTCTCCATTGGCCTTCTTAATCGGTGTGCCTTGGGAACAAGCGATGTTAGTCGGCCAGATGATCGCGGAGAAAACGATTATTAACGAGTTCGTCGGGTTTGGGACGCTCATTGAAGCGATGGAAGCCGGGGCGATTACGGATCCGAGAACGATTGCAATTGCAACTTTTGCCCTAAGTGGGTTTGCCAATATCGGTACGATTGCGATTATGATCGGTGGTCTCGGCGCGCTTGTGCCGGAACGTCGGCAGGAAATTGCCCAGTACGGTCCGCGAGCGTTGATTGCAGCGATTCTCGGAAATTTGATGAACGGCGCGATTGCCGGCATGCTGATCCTTTAG
- a CDS encoding TetR/AcrR family transcriptional regulator yields the protein MREKIKKASIQLFGEKGFKETSIQDIVRSLDVTKGTFYYYFSSKEELLTEIHFDYIDELVRNIEELSEDETKSNRDKLVGVVYLMVMKIKHHRSSANIIFREMRHVSAESYTEIARKRNQVRERAEEIVRAGIAAQEFRSDLNPPIVTLAILGVINWSYQWFNPEGKYSDEEVAGVFVDMVLRGIQS from the coding sequence ATGAGAGAAAAAATAAAGAAAGCAAGCATTCAATTATTTGGGGAAAAAGGATTTAAAGAAACATCCATTCAGGATATCGTTCGTTCGCTGGACGTCACCAAAGGAACGTTCTATTACTATTTTTCCAGTAAAGAAGAATTATTAACCGAGATCCATTTTGATTACATCGATGAGTTGGTTCGGAATATTGAAGAACTCTCTGAAGATGAAACAAAAAGTAATAGGGATAAACTCGTCGGTGTTGTCTACTTAATGGTCATGAAAATAAAACATCATCGCTCAAGCGCCAATATTATTTTTCGGGAAATGCGTCATGTGAGTGCAGAGAGTTACACGGAAATTGCACGCAAGCGCAATCAAGTAAGAGAGCGGGCCGAAGAGATTGTCCGAGCGGGAATTGCAGCACAAGAATTTCGCAGTGATCTGAACCCGCCCATCGTTACGCTCGCGATCCTTGGAGTAATAAATTGGAGTTATCAATGGTTTAACCCTGAGGGGAAGTACAGCGATGAAGAAGTAGCGGGCGTTTTCGTCGATATGGTGTTGCGCGGCATTCAATCGTGA
- a CDS encoding SDR family NAD(P)-dependent oxidoreductase: MRFKDMTALITGAGSGIGEETAVRLANEGAKVILVGRTKEKLQHVATKVPGAAIFPADVTKKEEVDKLVSFVEEECETLDVLINGVGGSKHSPIMETAEEDWDAMQEVNLKSVFLSSQALGALMIKQAEKETNRRPRAIVNVASLSGHQAGAQIPHYSSAKAGALNFTKALALELAPYGIRVNSVSPGFVETPLTEDALTNERFSKAIERNTALKRVGQSAEIANIIAFVASTEASYMVGSDVLADGGWLIK, translated from the coding sequence ATGAGATTTAAAGATATGACGGCCTTGATAACAGGTGCAGGGAGTGGCATTGGGGAAGAGACAGCCGTTCGGCTTGCCAATGAAGGGGCAAAAGTGATTCTCGTGGGCCGGACGAAAGAGAAATTACAGCATGTGGCAACGAAAGTGCCGGGGGCGGCCATTTTTCCCGCCGATGTGACGAAAAAGGAAGAGGTAGATAAACTCGTCTCTTTTGTAGAAGAGGAATGTGAAACATTGGACGTGTTGATCAATGGCGTTGGCGGATCTAAGCATTCCCCGATTATGGAAACGGCGGAGGAAGATTGGGATGCCATGCAGGAGGTGAATTTGAAAAGCGTTTTTCTTTCTTCGCAGGCACTCGGCGCTTTAATGATCAAACAAGCGGAAAAAGAAACAAATCGTCGGCCGCGCGCGATTGTGAATGTGGCTTCGTTATCCGGCCATCAAGCAGGTGCGCAGATTCCCCATTACAGTTCGGCGAAAGCGGGAGCGCTAAATTTCACAAAAGCACTTGCCCTCGAACTTGCGCCGTATGGTATTCGGGTAAATTCAGTGTCTCCGGGATTTGTGGAAACGCCGTTGACCGAAGATGCGTTGACGAATGAACGGTTTTCCAAAGCAATTGAACGGAATACGGCGTTAAAACGAGTGGGGCAGTCAGCAGAAATAGCCAATATCATTGCGTTTGTTGCTTCAACGGAAGCATCGTATATGGTCGGTTCGGATGTTCTTGCCGATGGCGGTTGGCTCATTAAATAA